TAATGATGGAGAGCGGGATATGTTTTTGATTTCATTAAAAGCAGGTGGTACTGGACTGAATCTAACAGGGGCGGACACCGTCATTTTATATGATTTATGGTGGAATCCGGCAGTCGAGGAACAAGCAGCTGACCGTGCCCATCGTATGGGGCAAAAGGAAGTTGTACAAGTTATTAAGCTTATTGCAAATGGAACGATTGAGGAAAAAATGAGTGAGCTTCAACAGAAGAAGAAAATGCTTATTTCGGATATATTGGACGGTGATGAATCGTCGAAGGGAACATTAACCGAGCAAGATATCCGGGAAATTTTAATGATTTAAAAAGGTTATGAGGACATTTTTGTGCACCTCATAACCCCTTTTTTTATTTTTCTGGTGTACGTACAATCAATACATCACATGTTGCATGCCGAACGATTGCTTCTGTAGTGGAGCCCATGAACATCTGCTCTGCCGCATTTGATCCGGTTGCCCCACAAATAATAATATCTGCTGGCGCATGCTCTGAAAGCTTTCTCGCTAAAATCGTCTTAGGTGTGCCTTTTGTTAAAATTTTATTGATTGTAGGAATGCCTGCTTCTTTTGCTTCCAATTCATAGCGGTCCAATAAAACTTCACCATGTTTTCGAACCAATTCAACCATATTATCATAAAGCATATCAAAAGATGTGGAGAAGCTCGTATCGATTACATGGATAATATGTAAAGTCGAGCCGATATTTCGTTTTGCTATATCAATCGATTTTTGAAAAGCGAGATCACTTATTTCTGAACCATCTACTGCAACAACTATATTTTGATAATGATTTGCCATATGAAATTCCTCCTTCATCTATTGAATAAAGTATATCAAATATATGAATCTCGGTATAATGATGACGCCGATAACATTAGATGAGGAGTTCTACTGCAATCTTTTATATTATTTTGTTGGCAGGATTTTCAGGATCTTTTGGATACGATAAGCAAAAAACCCGGCAAAAATTGAAAGAATAATATCTTTTGGCATTGGAGGAATCATCCAAAGCCATGCCATTTTAAATGTAAAACCTTCTGGAGCAGATGCCCATAATGTATAGGCGAAATACATCCATGTTGTTCCTATAATATAGTTAACTGCCATCGCAATAAGTGCGCCAATAATATAGGCAAGTCGCGTTTGAAACTTTTCGGCAATTTTACCGGCAATATATGCACTAATAATAAACGTTACGATAAAGCCGAAAGTCGGTAGTAGAATCGCCGAAAATCCGCCTGTGAATTTAGAGAATACCGGTGCCCCTGCTAACCCGATAAACATATACACTGCACATGCAATGGCTCCTTTTTTTGATCCAAGTACTAAACCTGCTAATATTGCAAAAAATGCTTGTAATGTTATCGGTACACCACCGACCGTTAGAAAAGGTACGAATGATGTAATATTTGCTCCTACCATAATAAGTGTCGCAAAAAGTGCACTGTAAATTAAATCGATTGTTTTAAAGCTTTGTGTTTTGTGAACAGTCTCCATACATTACTCCCCTTGTCGTTAACTTCTATATTATTCTGGTTAACATAAATATAAAATGAGTTTTGTTTTGTGTCAACTTTTATTTTTGATAGGTTAACATATGAGGGGCGTGCTTATATAAATATAACCGGTCGTAATTTTGGTTAACTTGTATAAAAAAGTTTATAATAAGTGCATCTTTGAAAGAAATGAGGCGAAAACAATGACAGATAAAAAGCAGAATTTTGGTTTTCGTTTTAATAACAGTTATATGGAGTTGCCGGAAACTTTTTATTCCCATGTAACGGCTAATGAAGTGACATCACCTTCAATCGTCATCTTTAACCGTACATTAGCAGAGCAGCTTGGTTTAAAGGCTCAGGAATTAAAAGAGTATGGTGCCGCTATTTTGGCGGGACATGAAATGCCGGATGGTGCAGCGCAAATTGCTCAAGCCTATGCGGGACATCAGTTCGGACATTTTAATATGCTAGGCGACGGAAGAGCGTTATTAATCGGAGAGCACATCACGCCAAATGGGGAACGATTT
This window of the Solibacillus isronensis genome carries:
- a CDS encoding universal stress protein, whose protein sequence is MANHYQNIVVAVDGSEISDLAFQKSIDIAKRNIGSTLHIIHVIDTSFSTSFDMLYDNMVELVRKHGEVLLDRYELEAKEAGIPTINKILTKGTPKTILARKLSEHAPADIIICGATGSNAAEQMFMGSTTEAIVRHATCDVLIVRTPEK
- a CDS encoding biotin transporter BioY is translated as METVHKTQSFKTIDLIYSALFATLIMVGANITSFVPFLTVGGVPITLQAFFAILAGLVLGSKKGAIACAVYMFIGLAGAPVFSKFTGGFSAILLPTFGFIVTFIISAYIAGKIAEKFQTRLAYIIGALIAMAVNYIIGTTWMYFAYTLWASAPEGFTFKMAWLWMIPPMPKDIILSIFAGFFAYRIQKILKILPTK